GGCCTCTCGCTCACCCTCCACTACCGGCGCCGGCCCGACCAGGAGCGAGCCGTCTCGGCGTGGGCCGCGGCCGCGGCCGAGAGCACGGGGCTGGAGGTCCACCCCGCCCGCAGGTCGGTGGAGCTGCGCCCACCTGTCCCTCACGGCAAGGGGACGACCGTGACCACTCTGGCCGCCGGGTTGGCGGCCGCCTGCTTCGCAGGCGACGACTGGGGTGACCTGGAGGCCTTCGAGGCCCTCGACCGGCTGGCCGAGCAGGCCGAGTTCACCGCCGTCAAGGTGGGGGTGGACAGCCCCGAGGCGCCCGCCCCCCTGCTGGCCGGGGCCGACGTGGTGGTCGACGGCCCTGCGGGCGTGCTCGCCTTCCTGCGGGACCTGGTGGCCGGGTAGGCCTAGGGCGCGCCGACCAAGGGGTTGGCCGGCCCGGGGTCGCGCGTCGCCGCCGCTAGCTGGTCGTCCAGCCAGTGACGAGGGCTGCGCCGGGCCACCAGCTTTCGGGCCGAGGCCCCCCGGCTGGCCCGCTCGCCGGGCTCCATGGCCAGGGCCGCAGCCATGGCGTCGGCCGTGGCGGTGACGTCGAAGGGGTTGACCCCGAGGGCCGCCGGGCCCAACTCCTCCCACACGCCCGCCTCCCGGCTGAGCACGAGCACACCGTCGCGCTCGTTGAGCAGCGCGCCCTCCTTGGCCACCAGGTTGAGGCCGTCGCGAACGGGGTTCACCAGCAGCACGTCGTAGCGGCGCAGGGCGGCCACCGACGCCGGGAAGTTGTCCGAGGTGTCGAGCAGGACAGGCGTCCAGTCGGGGGTACCCCACCGGTCGTTGAGCAGGTGGGCCACCGACTCGACCTCTTGGCGGTAGGCCAGGTACTCGGGCAGCGATTCCCGTGAGGGGTACACCAGTGCGGCGAAGACCACCCGGCCCCGCCACTGCGGGTGCGCCCCCAGGAGCTCGTCGAACGCCCAGAAACCGCGCAGGAGGTTCTTCGACAGCTCGATGCGGTCGACCCGGAGCACCAGCTTGCGGTCGCCGACCCTCTCGTCGAGCTCCTCGAGGGCGGCCGCACACTGGGGCGACCGGGCTGTCGAGGCGATGTCCTCGTGGTCGGGGGACAAGGGGGCCACGAACGTCGCGGGCTCGAAGCCCAGGACCTGCTGGCAGCACTCCGCGAAGTTGGCCGCCCATCGCCGGGCGTGGAAGCCGCACGACTGGTGGCTGCTCATGCCCACGAGCAGTTCCTCGGCCACCGTCGTGGGCAGCATGCGCAGCGACGCCGGGTCGCAGAAGGGGATGTGGGTGAAGTGGACGGCCCGCAGGTCGCGCCGTTCCTGAGCCAGCCACGTGCCTACCAATGCCAGGTGGTAGTCCTGCACGAGCACGGTGGCGCCCTCGGGGGCATGGTCGATCACGGCCTGGGCGAACGTGCGGTTGACCCGCCGGTAGGCGTCCCACGAACTGTGCCAGCGCCGGTCGAGGCGGGGCCGGCGCGACAGGTCGAACAGCTCGTGGTGGAGGAACCACAAGGTGGAGTTGGCCACCACGTCGTAGAACATGCGGTAGTCGCGGGCGTCGACGGCCAGGGACCTGATCCGGAAGCCCTCGGCTTCGATCGGGCCCTGGGCGGCCGCCTCCCGGTCGGCGTCGCTTATGGCCGCGGCCAGCCACATGGCCCCCGTGTCGCGTACGAGAGGGCCGAGGCTGGACACGAGGCCTCCCGCCCCGCGGCGGGCGACGAGCTGCCCGTCGTCACTCCGTGAGAACGACAGCGGGCCCCGGTTGGAGACGACGACGAGGTGTTCTGGCTCGGCGACGATGCCAGAACCCTAACTGCCCGGCGGCCCGACCCCGGCAAACCTGCGCGGGAACCGTGGGCGTTTCGCCCACGGTTCCCGCGCAGGTTTCGCGGGGCCTCTTACCTGGCGGCGGCCAGAAGCCGGTCGACGACCTCGGCCACGCCTTCGCCGTAGGGGCCCGTGGTGCGGTTGGGCCAGGCCAGGGCCGGGTCGGCGTTGGCCACGAGCCACAGTTGGCCGACTTCGGCCGCGCAGGCCAGGTCACTGGCCGAGTCGCCCACGTACGCCGTAGCCGGCGGGGCCAGGCCATGGCGGGCCATGTCGGCCCGCACGGCGGCCGCCTTGCCCGTCCCGGTGGGCGCCAGGTGGTGAGCGTGGCCGTTGTCGATCACCTCGCACCAGTCGAAGCCCAGCGAGGCGAGGTGGGCGGTGGCTTGCGCGGCGGTGACCGGGCCGCGCAGCAGGAAGGTGGCCTCGCGCCCCTCGTTCCACGGGTCGAAGGGGACGAGGCCCAGTCCGGCGACGGCCGCAATGGCTCCCCGCTGGTGCATGGCCTGCACGGGCGTCTGGCCCACGAACGGGAACGTCCCGAGCTCGTAGCGCACCTCCCGGCCCTCGACGTGGACGCACCCCAGCTCGGCCAGGCCCCGGCCCAGGCCCAGCAACCGGCAGAGCTCGAACACCTGCACCCGCCCCCGGCCCGACACGGGTACCACGTCCAGACCGGCCTGCCGGGCCTTGACCAGGGCCTCGGCCACCCTCGTCGAGCCCCCCCAGAACAGGTCCCCCCCGGGGCCGACCAGCGTGCCGTCGATGTCGACGTAGAGCGTCGTCACCGGCCTGCACGCTCGTCTCGCCGAGCGCCCCGGGGAGGGTGCTCGGGCACGGGCCCGCCGACGCCCGCCCGGGAGAAGGCCGCGGCCATCACCTCCTGGGCCTGGGGCCGCAGCTCGGAGAGCGGACGGTTGCGGTGGCGGCGCTCCCCCAGGTCGACCTCGGCCATGGCCTCGAGACCCACGAGAGCGGCCACGTCGACCAGCAGGGCGATGTCGACGCCGTACCCGGCCACGAACGGGACGGCTTCGAGCACCCACCGGTGAGCGGCCAGCTCGCCGCCCAGCGGTTGGCCGAAGCCGGCCAGGTGGGGGAAGAGCAGCGAGATCAGGGGCCGAGCGACCAGTTCGGTGACCCGGCCCCCGTCGCCGGGCCGGGCGTAGGTCCCCTTGGCGAAAGCCACCCGCTCGTCGGTCAGGACAGGGCCCAGGAGCCCGGTCACGAAGGACGGGTCGAAGTCGACCAGGTCGGCGTCGCAGAACACCAGGACATCGCCCCGGGCGGCTCCCACGGCCGTCCACAGCGCCCCGCCCTTGCCCGCCTGCTGGCCCGCTCCGTTCCTGGAGGTGACCACCATGGCCCCGGCGGCCGAAGCCGTCTCGCCGGTGGCGTCGGTGGAGCCGTCGTCGACCACCAACACCTCGTCCACCACGTCGAGGGCGGCGATGCGGGCCGCGATGGTCCCCACGGTGGCGGCCTCGTCCCGGGCCGGGAGGCAGACCGACACCGTCCGGCCGCCCTTGGCCGCGGCCACCGCCGCGGGAGAGAACGCGCGCCGGTCGAAGCGCAGGGGGCCCATGACGGCCATTGTCGTCCAATACGCTTTGACGACTGAAAAGTTGCCCGCCATCATGGTGGACAATCATCCAGAGCGGCTGAGGGACGGGCCCGTCGACGCCGCGGCAACCAGCGACAAGCCAGGTGCCAATGCCCGGTTCGATGAGGAGGTCCTCGTGGAGTTCGTGACTGGTCTGCGATGCCGGGAGTGCGGCCGCGCCTACCCGGCGGAGGCGCTCCACGTCTGCGAGTTCTGCTTCGGCCCGCTCGAGGTCGACTACGACTACGACGCGATCGCGGCCGCCACCACCCGCGAGTCGGTGGCCGCCGGACCGCTGTCGGTATGGCGCTACGCCAACCTGCTCCCGGCCCGTAACGACGGGGCCGTCGACCTAGGGGCGGGGTTCACCCCGCTCGTGCGGGCCGACCGGCTGGCCGCCGAGCTGGGCCTGGGCGAGTTGTGGATCAAGAACGACACCGTCAACCCCACGGGCTCGTTCAAGGACCGGGTGGTGGCCGTGGCCCTGGCCCGGGCGCGCGAGCTGGGGTTCAAGGTGGCGGCGTGTGCCTCGACCGGCAACCTGGCCAACTCGGTGGCCGCCCACGCGGCCCGGGCCGGCATGCGCCACGTGGTGTTCGTGCCCGCCGACCTCGAAGCCGGCAAGATCGTCATGACCTCGGTGTACGGGCCCCACTTGGTGGCCGTCGAGGGCAGCTACGACGACGTCAACCGGCTGTGCGCCGAGCTGACTTCCGAGCAGCCTACGTGGGCGTTCGTGAACGTCAACCTGCGCACCTACTACGCCGAGGGCTCGAAGACCCTCGCCTTCGAGACGGCCGAGCAGCTCGGCTGGCAGACCCCTGACCACGTAGTGGTCCCCGTGGGCTCGGGTTCCCAGCTGACCAAGATCGCCAAGGGTTTCGACGAGCTGTGGAAGGTGGGCCTGCTCGACGAGCAGCCCCACGTCCGGGTGTCGGGCGCTCAGGCCGCGGGCTGCGCACCGATCGCCACCGCCTTCACCGAGCACCACGACTACGTGAGGCCGGTCAAGCCCGACACCATCGCCAAGTCGATCGCCATCGGCAACCCGGCTGACGGCTGGTATGCCCTCGACGTGGTCCGCAAGAGCGGTGGTGCGCTGGCGGCCGTGACCGACGAGGAGCTGGTCGAGGGCATGCGCCTGCTGGCCCGCACCGAGGGCATCTTCGCCGAGACGGCCGCCGGGGTGACGATCGCCACCCTGGCCAAACTGGCGGCCGCGGGCGTGGTGCGCAGCGAAGAGCGGGTCGTGGCCTACGTGACCGGCCACGGCCTCAAGACGATCGAGTCGGTGGCCCACAAGGCCGGCCCGACCGTGACCATCCCCCCGACCTTGGAGGCGTTCAACGCCGCCCTGGGCCCGGACCTGTACGAGGAGAAGCCGTGAGTGCCATCGTCCGCATACCGACCCAACTCCGGTCCCTCTCGGGGGGCGAGGCCGAGGTGAGGGCCGAGGGTTCCACCGTGGGCGAGGTCCTTGGTGCGCTGGAGGCCGCTCACCCCGGGTTCCGTGAGCGCCTGTTCGACACCACGGGCAGCCTGAGGCGCTTCGTCAACGTGTTCGTGGCCGACGAGGACGTCAGGTTCGTCAAGGGGCTCGACACGCCCGTGGCCGACGGCCAGACGGTGTCGATCATCCCGGCGGTGGCCGGGGGCTAGAGCTGTGGGCGAGGGGCCCGAGCGGCCGCCTTGGTACGCCCGGTTCGGCGGGATCACCGGGTCGGAGTCGGCTACCCAGTCGATCTCCGAGCAGGGGATCCCAGTCCCCCCGGGCGGCAACTTCCAAGGGCGCAAGCCCCGTGGGCGGGTCGACCGCGATGACCTGGCCGGTCATCTCGAGGAGCGCTGGTCGGAGGAGAGCCGGTGCGACCGCCGGGCCGAGGTTGCCTCGGTGGACTGGCTGACCCGCACGGGCACCCTGCGGCTGGGGTTCGAGGTCACCGACGACCGGCCGTTCAAGTTCGTCCCCGGCAACTTCGTACGCGTCGAGCTGCACGTGCCTGACCGGGGCTACCGGCGGGGGACGTACTGCATCGCTTCGGCCCCCTCCGAGTACCGCCGGTTCGACCTGCTCGTGCGGGTGGTCAAGGGCGGGCGCATGTCGGCCCACCTGGCCTCGCTGGGCCTGGGTGACGAGATCATGTTCCGAGGCCCGACGGGGCGCTCGATGGTGAAAGCCGCAGGCGACGGAGCGGTGGCCCTGGTGGCCACCGGGGTCGGGATCGCCCCCTTCCTGTCGCTGTCGACCGTGCTCCTGCGGTCTGACCCGGGGCGGGCCATCGATCTCTATTGGGGGCTGCGCCAGCCCGACGACATCTGCTTGACGGGCGAGCTCGACCGCCTGACGGCCGCACACCCGAGCTTCCGCTACCACGTCTCGCTCTCGGAGCCCCCGCCGGGATGGGCCGGGCTGCGGGGCCGGCTCACCTCGTCCCTGCCGCCCCTGCTCCCGGCCCTGGCCGACCGCCGGTTCCTCCTGGCCGGCAACGGGGCCATGGTCGAGGAGCTGACCGTGGGCCTGTCGGAGCTGGGCGTCTCCCGCGAGGACATCTACGAGGAGCCGTACTTCAACGCCCGCCACGTGGCCGACCCGGCTGTGGTGTCCGGGTTCGTGGACGCCGCCCGGGCGGCCGGTTTCGGCCGCACCGGCGAGGCGGCCGGCGAGGCGGCCGGCGAGGGGGAGGCGTAGGCGAAGCCGTAGACGAAGCCGGCGGGGAACCCGGGCCAGGCGGGGCCGCCCGTCAGTTAGGAGCCGAAGTCGCATCTGAGGACCTCCGGCGGCAACCGGTCCGCAAGGGCTTCGGGGCCGGCCCGGTCCCGGATGGCGCTTGCACGCGGGCCGGGTGGACGCGGTATCGTTAGCACTCGACAGACGAGAGTGCTAACGGCACACCCGGTCACCCGGGCCAATCGAGCCGCTCCCCCACGGAGGAACCCCTTATGGCGAAAATGATCGCGTTCGACGAGACCGCCCGGCGCGCGCTGGAGCGGGGCATGAACCAGTTGGCCGACGCCGTGCGCGTGACCTTGGGGCCCAAGGGCCGCAACGTCGTGCTCGACAAGAAGTGGGCGGCCCCCACGATCACCAACGACGGCGTATCCATCGCCAAGGAGATCGACCTCGAAGACCCGCTGGAGCGCATCGGCGCCGAGCTGGTCAAAGAAGTGGCCAAGAAGACCGACGACGTGGCTGGCGACGGCACGACCACCGCCACCGTGCTGGCCTGGGCCATGGTCCGCGAGGGCCTGCGCAACGTGGCCGCGGGCGCCAACCCCATGTCGTTGAAGAAGGGCATCGAGCGGGCCGTCGAGAGCGCCGTGGCCGCCATCAAGGACATCGCCGTAGACGTGGAGTCCAAGGAGCAGGTCGCCCAGGTGGCCGCCATCTCCGCGGCCGACACCGAGATCGGCGACATGATCTCCGAGGCCATAGACAAGGTCGGCAAGGACGGGGTCATCACCGTCGAGGAGTCACAGACCTTCGGTATGGAGATGGACCTCGTCGAGGGCATGCGCTTCGACAAGGGCTTCATCTCCCCCTACTTCGTGACCGACCCCGAGCGCATGGAGGCGGTCCTCGAGGACCCTTACATCCTGTTCGTGAGCTCGAAGATCTCCGCCGTGCGCGACCTGCTGCCCGTCCTCGAGAAGGTCATGCAGTCCGGTCGCCAGCTGGTGATCATCGCCGAGGACATCGACGGCGAAGCCCTGGCCACCCTGGTCGTCAACAAGATCCGGGGCACGTTCAAGTCGGTGGCCGTCAAGGCGCCCGGCTTCGGCGAGCGCCGCAAGGCCATGCTCCAGGACATGGCCATCCTCACCGGCGGCCAGGTCATCAGCGAGGAGGTCGGTCTCAAGCTGGAGAACGTCACCCTCGACATGCTGGGCCGGGCCCGCAAGCTGACCGTCACCAAGGACGAGACCACCATGGTGGAGGGTGCCGGTGACGAGGCCGACATCCGTGGGCGCATCTCCCAGATCAAGGCCGAGATGGAGAACACCGACTCCGACTACGACCGCGAGAAGCTCCAGGAGCGCCTGGCCAAGCTCTCAGGCGGCGTGGCCGTCATCAAGGTCGGGGCGGCCACCGAGGTCGAGCTGCGGGAGAAGAAGCACCGCATCGAAGACGCCGTCTCCACCACGAAGGCGGCCGTGGAGGAAGGCGTGGTGCCCGGCGGCGGCGTGGCCCTGCTGCGGGCCCAGCCCACGGTCTACGAGCTGGCCAACACCATCGAGGGCGACGAGGGCACTGGGGTGCGCATCGTGGCCCGGGCGCTCGAGGAGCCGCTGAAGCAGATCGCGGTCAACGCCGGCATGGAGGGCGGGGTCATCGTCGAGCGGGTTCGCGGCATGGAAGGTGCGACCGGTCTCAACGCGGCCACCGGCGACTACGAGGACCTTTTCAAGGCAGGCGTCATCGACGCCGCCAAGGTCACCCGCTCCGCCCTGCAGAACGCGGCTTCGATCGCCGGGCTCTTCCTGACGACCGAGGCGGTCATCGTCGAGAAGCCCGACGAGTCCAAGGCCAACCAGGCGGCGGCCGCCGCCGGCATGGACGACTTCTAGAAGCGTTCAACCCGTCACTGCGAGAGAGGGTCGGCCTGAGCCGGCCCTCTTTTCGCGTGGAGTGGCAGGAGATCGGTTTCCCGAGGCAGAATCCCGCTACGGCATGGGGGGTACTCGATCAGGCGGCCCCGCCTTGCGGCCACCGAACGGTGGCGCGAGTTCGAGGGCTGACGAGGAGGAGCGACTGTGAGTCGGATCATCAGGGGGAGCGGTCTCGTTCTGCTGGCGGCGTTGCTGCTGGCGGCGTGCGGTAGCGACGGGGTCGGGGGGGCGCAAGGCGCCAACGCGGCCGCGGCTGACGAGATATGCGAGATTGCTCAGGACAAGGTCGGGCGGGTGCTCGGTGACGATCCCGAGGCCGACCGCGACGCCATCCGGGAGGCGACCGAGCAGTTGATGGCGCTCGACGCCCCCAGCCAGAACCGCAACACGTTCGAGTTGTTCGTGCAGAACACGAACAACCTCTGGATCGCCCTGGAGGACGTGCACCAGTCCCTGCTGGTGAACGACACCGCGCGCGCCGACCGGGCACGCGAGACGGTGGCGTCCAACAACGAGCTGGTCATGCGCTACGCCGGCCAGTACCAGGCCAACGAGTGTGCCCGCGGCTTCGGCCGGCCCGCCTGAGCCCTAACATCGGGCCATGGGCCCTGTAACGCCGTCGGAGGGCTGGGGCGTCCTGCACCTGTTCTTCGAGGTCGGGCCCGTCTCCGACGCCGACCCCGAAGCGGTGGTGGCGGCCGTCAAGGGCGCCCAGGCCGACGACCATCAGGTCATCACGTTCGCCGTGCTGGGCCACAAGGCCCAGCTCGGCGTGATGGCCCTGGGGCCGGACCTGTGGCGCATCCAGCGGCTCCAGGCCGACCTGGTGGCTGCCGGGCTCGACCTGGTGGGTTCCTACCTGTCGCTGACCGAGGTGTCCGAGTACGCCCGGGGCATGCCGCCCGAGCGCCTCGAGCCCCGCCTTCACCCCCAACTCCCGCCGCCCGACGCCCAGGTGGTGTGCTTCTACCCCATGTCCAAGCGCCGTGACGCCACCGGCAACTGGTACGCCCTCGACTACGAGGAGCGCTACCGGCTGATGGAGGGCCACGGCCGGGTGGGCCGCAAGTACCGGGGCCAAGTCGTCCAGCTCGTCACTGGCTCGACCGGCCTCGACGACTGGGAGTGGGGTGTCACCCTGTTCGCCCAGGAGCCGGGGGCCATCAAGACGTGCGTCCACGAGATGCGCTTCGACGAGGCCTCGGCCGTCTACGCCGAGTTCGGGCCCTTCTACATCGGCCTCATAGGCCCCCCCGAGGCCATCCTCGCCCGGGTCGGCATCACCGACGATCAGAGCTGAGACGTTATCGGCGTCAGGTGCCGTTGCGGCTGGCTCGGGCCAGGATGGGCGTGACGACGCTGCCCAGCACGGCCAGGATCAGGACCACCCCGGCGGCGCGCACGTAGCCCGTCTGGGGGCCGCTCCAGGCCACGGCCAGGGGGATGATGACCATGGCCGTGAACACCGCGATGAGCCCGATGGTCACCAGGACGACGGTGTCCACGGCGTCGGCCCGGCCGTGGAAGTGGAGCAGGAGCGAGGCCAGGGCCCAGGCGACGGCCACGATCACCGCGCAGGCCAAGGCCCGCCAGTAACCGTCGCCCCCGGGGTCGCCCCAGATGGCGACGATGGTCAGCAGCAGGGCCAGGCCCGAGGTGGCCAGGCCCCCGGCCGGCAGCCACAGCCGCTCCCGCCGGTCGTACCAGGCGGCCGAGCACATACCCAGCAGGCTGGCGCTACCCACGGCCACGGCCGTGCCCAGCACTCTCGCCTGGGTCGAGCTGATCCTCGTGCCGAAGGCCACCAGGGCCACGCCCAGCAGGGCGGCCGCGCTCAACGATGCGATCACGACGTAAAGGAAGGTTCTCAACGCCCGCCTCGGGGGCCTGGCCTCCTCCCCGACGAACTGGTTCGGGGCCGCGGCCGCCGCGGCCGAGGGCGAGCCGGCTGCTGGGGCCCAGCCGGCCGGCGTCGTCCAGCCACCCGGGCCACCCCCGGCCGGGCTGCCAGTTGCACCGGCTGGGCCTCCCGAGGCGGGGACGGCTGTGCCCAAGCCCCCGGCGGCGGCGGGCCGGGCGGGGCCCGCCGCCGGTGTCAGCAGGGCCCGACCGCCCTCCACGACGACCCGCACGGCCTGGCCCTCGGCCGTCCCGAGGGCCCGGGCCACCTCCGGTGGCAGGACCAGGCGCCCCCCGGTCACGTTCACGGTCGTCTCCACGGCATCCTCCGGGCTCTCGGTCGGCCCCGACCCTATGGACCACTGCGACGGTGTGCTTGTTACCCCCGCCCGCCTAGCCTTAGGTCCGTGACAGCCCTCGATCCGGCAACGGCCCCCCTGGCCCCAGCAGGGGACATCGAGGCCCTGCGTGAGCGTCTGAGGGGGCTAGGAAGGGTCGTGGTGGCCTTCAGCGGGGGGGCCGACTCGGCTTTCCTGGCCTGGGTGGCCCACGAAACCCTCGGCCCGGCGGCGGCCATGGCCGTGACCGCCGTCTCGGCGTCGCTGGCCGGGGCCGAGCGCCACGAGTGCGCCGCGCTGGCCGCGGAGTGGGGCCTTCGGTGGTCGGAGGTGGAGACCTTCGAGCTCGACGTGGCCGCCTACGTGGCCAACGATCGCGACCGCTGCGCCCACTGCAAGACCGAGCTGATGGCCGCCGTCGGGCCGCTGGCAGCCCGCGAGGAGGCCGTGGTCGTGCTCGGGGTCAACCTGGACGACCTCGGCGACCACCGACCCGGTCAGGAGGCGGCCGCCGCCCGGGGCGCGGTGTTCCCCCTGGTCGATGCCGGCTTCACCAAGGCGGGCGTCCGGGACTGGTCGAGGCGGCTGGGCCTGCGCACGTGGGACAAGCCGGCGGCCGCCTGCCTGGCCTCTCGCCTGCCGCACGGCACACCGGTCACCCTGGGCCGGCTGCGGCAGGTGGACGGGGCCGAGGCCGCCCTGCGGCGGCTGGGGTTCGGCCAGCTCCGCGTCCGCCACTACGGCGACGTGGCCCGGGTCGAGCTGGAGGCGCCCGACCTGCCCGAGGCGGTGAGGCGGCGGGCCGAGGTAGTCGAGGCCGTCAAGTCGGCCGGTTACCGCTACGTGACGCTCGACCTGGAGGGTTTCCGGTCGGGCAACCTCTCGCCCCCGCTCCCCTGATGGACAGCCGCCCGGCGACGGGCCATGCTCGGGCCATGGCCGCCACCCGAGTGAGGCTGACCTTCCCAGAGCACCTGATCACCGAGCCGGTGGTCGGGCGCATGATGCGGCTGTTCGACGTGTTGCCCAACATCCGCCGGGCCAACATCGAGGACACGTTCGGCTGGATGGTGTGCGAGATCGTGGGTGAGCGGGCCACGGTCGACGCCGCCTTGGCCTGGGCCGCCGAGCAGGGCGTAGGCGTCGAGCTCCTGGGTGACGTCGTCGAGGGTTGAGCGCACGGGCCGCCGCCCCGGCTACCAGCCCTCCGAGCCGGGCACGCCTTTGAACGGGCCGGCCACGTCGCTCGTCACCCAGCCGCCGTAGAAGCCGCCGGGTTGGGGCCGCACGAAGTCCCCGTCGACCAGGCAGACCTCCATGGGCTGGGGGTAGAAAGCGATGTGGTCGGCGATGGCCTCGAACCCGGGCTTGGGGTCGCGGTAGGTCCACGCCGCGTCCGGGGCGGCCTGGCCGTCGGGGCCGACCACGTCGAAGTAGCTGGCCCAGCCCTTCCACTCGCAGTAGGTCCGGTGCTCGTTGGGGACCAGCGCCCCGGGGATCACCGACTCGGGTGGGAAGTAGTAGGTAGGCGGGTGGCTGGTCTCGATGACTCGGACAGGGGCCAGCGTGATGGCGATGGTCCGGCCCGCGAAGATGACCTCGCACTGGCGGCGTACGGGCTCGGCCCGGGGCGGGCGGGGGTAGTCCCATACCGACTCCTGGCCGGGGCGGGGCGGCACCGGCTGGGGCCTCACGCGCTCACGCTCCGGCGGCCTCGGTGTCATGGGAGCATGGGCGCATCGTGGAAGCGCATGCTAGGGCGTTGGCCAGCGCTGTCGAGGGCGCCCTCGGCCCCTGGGTGGAGAGGTCAGTGGACCGCCGCCTGACCGAATTGGTGGCCGCCGGGCGTCTACCGGCCGACGACCCCCGCCTGGACGAAGCCCGCCGGGCGGCCGTCGACGCCGGCCAGCGGGCCAGGGCCGAGCTCGGGGCCCAGGTGCGCCGCCTGCTGGCGGCCGACGTCGACGAGCAGTGGACGACCCCCCTGGCCCTGCTGCGGGGTGCCGTCCGCTACCCGGCAGGGGTCCTGCAGGTGGCGGGCGTCCCACCGGTGGAGCGGGATTCCGTACAGGCCCGCCTGCACCCTGACGACGACTACGACCTGGCGCCCGCTACGTTCTCCGACTTCGGGCCCGAGGTGGCCGAAGCAGGCCTGTTGTGGGGGGCGGCCAAGGCTTACGCTCACATCCAGCGCCATGGAGGTGGCCGCCGATGAGGAAAGTAGTTGCTTACATACCGGACCTGATGGACCGCTCGAAGGTGATGTCCGCCGGGGCCATCGTCACCTTCGTCCGAGACCCGACTGACCTGGCGGCCACCGCGGCTGCCGAGGACGCCGACCTGGTGGTGGTCGACGTCACCCGCCCGGGGGCCGTGGCCGCCATCGAGGGC
This genomic interval from Actinomycetota bacterium contains the following:
- a CDS encoding HAD family phosphatase yields the protein MTTLYVDIDGTLVGPGGDLFWGGSTRVAEALVKARQAGLDVVPVSGRGRVQVFELCRLLGLGRGLAELGCVHVEGREVRYELGTFPFVGQTPVQAMHQRGAIAAVAGLGLVPFDPWNEGREATFLLRGPVTAAQATAHLASLGFDWCEVIDNGHAHHLAPTGTGKAAAVRADMARHGLAPPATAYVGDSASDLACAAEVGQLWLVANADPALAWPNRTTGPYGEGVAEVVDRLLAAAR
- a CDS encoding threonine synthase — its product is MEFVTGLRCRECGRAYPAEALHVCEFCFGPLEVDYDYDAIAAATTRESVAAGPLSVWRYANLLPARNDGAVDLGAGFTPLVRADRLAAELGLGELWIKNDTVNPTGSFKDRVVAVALARARELGFKVAACASTGNLANSVAAHAARAGMRHVVFVPADLEAGKIVMTSVYGPHLVAVEGSYDDVNRLCAELTSEQPTWAFVNVNLRTYYAEGSKTLAFETAEQLGWQTPDHVVVPVGSGSQLTKIAKGFDELWKVGLLDEQPHVRVSGAQAAGCAPIATAFTEHHDYVRPVKPDTIAKSIAIGNPADGWYALDVVRKSGGALAAVTDEELVEGMRLLARTEGIFAETAAGVTIATLAKLAAAGVVRSEERVVAYVTGHGLKTIESVAHKAGPTVTIPPTLEAFNAALGPDLYEEKP
- a CDS encoding ubiquitin-like small modifier protein 1, producing the protein MSAIVRIPTQLRSLSGGEAEVRAEGSTVGEVLGALEAAHPGFRERLFDTTGSLRRFVNVFVADEDVRFVKGLDTPVADGQTVSIIPAVAGG
- a CDS encoding FAD-binding oxidoreductase; its protein translation is MGEGPERPPWYARFGGITGSESATQSISEQGIPVPPGGNFQGRKPRGRVDRDDLAGHLEERWSEESRCDRRAEVASVDWLTRTGTLRLGFEVTDDRPFKFVPGNFVRVELHVPDRGYRRGTYCIASAPSEYRRFDLLVRVVKGGRMSAHLASLGLGDEIMFRGPTGRSMVKAAGDGAVALVATGVGIAPFLSLSTVLLRSDPGRAIDLYWGLRQPDDICLTGELDRLTAAHPSFRYHVSLSEPPPGWAGLRGRLTSSLPPLLPALADRRFLLAGNGAMVEELTVGLSELGVSREDIYEEPYFNARHVADPAVVSGFVDAARAAGFGRTGEAAGEAAGEGEA
- a CDS encoding glucosyl-3-phosphoglycerate synthase; this encodes MAVMGPLRFDRRAFSPAAVAAAKGGRTVSVCLPARDEAATVGTIAARIAALDVVDEVLVVDDGSTDATGETASAAGAMVVTSRNGAGQQAGKGGALWTAVGAARGDVLVFCDADLVDFDPSFVTGLLGPVLTDERVAFAKGTYARPGDGGRVTELVARPLISLLFPHLAGFGQPLGGELAAHRWVLEAVPFVAGYGVDIALLVDVAALVGLEAMAEVDLGERRHRNRPLSELRPQAQEVMAAAFSRAGVGGPVPEHPPRGARRDERAGR
- the otsB gene encoding trehalose-phosphatase, producing MAVAPRGGSITAPLTGDPLRAGVFCDFDGTLAPIVEDPTTARAITGAGEVFGALALRFGRVAVVSGRPAGFLLAHFAVEGVELWGLHGLETVEEGRVVAAPGAEPWRPVVTSTAAAARRQLAGAEVEDKGLSLTLHYRRRPDQERAVSAWAAAAAESTGLEVHPARRSVELRPPVPHGKGTTVTTLAAGLAAACFAGDDWGDLEAFEALDRLAEQAEFTAVKVGVDSPEAPAPLLAGADVVVDGPAGVLAFLRDLVAG
- the groL gene encoding chaperonin GroEL (60 kDa chaperone family; promotes refolding of misfolded polypeptides especially under stressful conditions; forms two stacked rings of heptamers to form a barrel-shaped 14mer; ends can be capped by GroES; misfolded proteins enter the barrel where they are refolded when GroES binds) → MAKMIAFDETARRALERGMNQLADAVRVTLGPKGRNVVLDKKWAAPTITNDGVSIAKEIDLEDPLERIGAELVKEVAKKTDDVAGDGTTTATVLAWAMVREGLRNVAAGANPMSLKKGIERAVESAVAAIKDIAVDVESKEQVAQVAAISAADTEIGDMISEAIDKVGKDGVITVEESQTFGMEMDLVEGMRFDKGFISPYFVTDPERMEAVLEDPYILFVSSKISAVRDLLPVLEKVMQSGRQLVIIAEDIDGEALATLVVNKIRGTFKSVAVKAPGFGERRKAMLQDMAILTGGQVISEEVGLKLENVTLDMLGRARKLTVTKDETTMVEGAGDEADIRGRISQIKAEMENTDSDYDREKLQERLAKLSGGVAVIKVGAATEVELREKKHRIEDAVSTTKAAVEEGVVPGGGVALLRAQPTVYELANTIEGDEGTGVRIVARALEEPLKQIAVNAGMEGGVIVERVRGMEGATGLNAATGDYEDLFKAGVIDAAKVTRSALQNAASIAGLFLTTEAVIVEKPDESKANQAAAAAGMDDF
- a CDS encoding trehalose-6-phosphate synthase is translated as MVAEPEHLVVVSNRGPLSFSRSDDGQLVARRGAGGLVSSLGPLVRDTGAMWLAAAISDADREAAAQGPIEAEGFRIRSLAVDARDYRMFYDVVANSTLWFLHHELFDLSRRPRLDRRWHSSWDAYRRVNRTFAQAVIDHAPEGATVLVQDYHLALVGTWLAQERRDLRAVHFTHIPFCDPASLRMLPTTVAEELLVGMSSHQSCGFHARRWAANFAECCQQVLGFEPATFVAPLSPDHEDIASTARSPQCAAALEELDERVGDRKLVLRVDRIELSKNLLRGFWAFDELLGAHPQWRGRVVFAALVYPSRESLPEYLAYRQEVESVAHLLNDRWGTPDWTPVLLDTSDNFPASVAALRRYDVLLVNPVRDGLNLVAKEGALLNERDGVLVLSREAGVWEELGPAALGVNPFDVTATADAMAAALAMEPGERASRGASARKLVARRSPRHWLDDQLAAATRDPGPANPLVGAP